The sequence GGCGTCGTCGGTCACCCGCGCAGCCCCGCCCCCGACAACGTGTTCTGCCGCTTCACCTCGCTGACCCGCGCCAACCCGGCGATCCGCCGGCTGGGCGCCATCGCCGAGCGCGACGGGCCGGACGCGGTCGCCGGCTTTCACGACCTGATGCACGCGATCCGCGACAAGGTCGCCTATCGCACCGGCGTCACCGAGGTGCACACCACCGCCGCCGAGGCGCTGAACGCCGGCGAAGGCGTGTGCCAGGACCACGCGCATATCTTCATCGCCGCGGCCCGCACCATCGGCGTGCCGGCGCGCTATGTCTCGGGCTACATGCTGCTGGAGGGCGGACAGGATTCGGAGGCGCATCACGCCTGGGCCGAGGTTCTGCTGCCGCAGCTCGGCTGGGTCGGCTTCGACATTTCCAACGGCATGTGCCCGACGGACCGCTACATCCGCCTCACCTGCGGGCTCGACTCGCGCTCCGCCGCGCCGATCCGCGGAATCCGCATGGGCGGGTCCGGCGAGAACATGGATGTGGAAGTGGCGGTTTCGCAGGAATCGCAGCAATCTCAGCAATAGGACCGTTGCCGGAACGGCAGCGAACCTGTCAAATCTGCCGGAGCCGGCGCAACGCGCGAATCGCCGCCGCGCGCGATCCGGCCGGGCGCGCGCCCTTCCCGTTTTCGGAGACTGCCTGATCATGACCTATTGTGTCGGTCTGAAGCTCGATCGCGGCATCGTGATGGCCGCTGACACGCGCACCAATGCCGGGCTCGACAATGTCGCCACCTTCAAGAAGCTGCATGTGTGGGAAAAGCCCGGCGACCGGGTGATCTGCATGATGGCGGCCGGCAACCTGGCCGTCACCCAGTCGGTGGTGAGCCTGCTCAGCGAGCGGCTGAAGAGCGAGGATCCGGGCCGGCCGACGCTGCATTCGGTGGACACCATGTTCCAGGCGGCGCGGCTGGTGGGCAGCGCCGTGCGCGACGTGCGCGCCATCGACGGCGAGGCGCTGGCCGCCAATTCGGAGAGCTTCAGCGTCACCTTCCTGCTGGGCGGTCAGATCAAGGGCGAGGCGCCGCGCCTCTTCCAGATCTATTCCGCCGGCAACTTCATCGAGGCCTCTGCCGACACGCCCTTCCTGCAGATCGGCGAACACAAATACGGCAAGCCGATCCTCGACCGGGTGACGCAGGCGGACATGCGCCTCGGCCAGGCCGCCAAGCTCGTGCTGCTGTCGTTCAACTCGACGCTGCGCTCGAACCTGTCGGTCGGCATGCCCATCGACATGCTGCTCTACAACACCGACAGCTTCTCCGCCCATCGCCAGACCCGCATCCGCGAGGACGATCCCTATTTCGCGGACCTGTCGCGCATGTGGTCGGAAAAGCTGCGCGACGCGGTGGCCGAGATTCCCGACTTCGAGATCTGACGCCCTTCCCTCTGCCTCACGCCGCTCACCCCTCGACGATGCGGCCGTCCTCCATCCGCACGATGCGGTCGGCAAGGTCGAGGATGCGGTTGTCGTGGGTGACCATGAGCGTGGTCGTGCCGCGCTCGCGGCCGAGCCGGCGCAGCATCTCGACGACGGCAAGCCCGCTGTCGCGGTCGAGCGCGGCGGTCGGCTCATCGGCCAGCACCACCGGCGGATTGCCGACCAGCGCACGGGCCACGGCAACGCGCTGCTTCTGCCCGCCCGACAGGTTGCCCGGCAGGTAGTCCACCCGCTCCGACAGGCCGACGAGGCCGAGCACATGGCGCGAGGCCTCGCGCCAGTCGCCGGCAACCCGGTCCCCGTGCACCGCGAGCCCCATGCGCACGTTCTGCAGCGCCGTCAGGCTTTCATGCAGGTTGTGCGCCTGGAAGATGAAGCCGAGGTCCCGCCGGCATGCGACGAGATCATCCTCGCTGGCGCCGTTGAGCTCGCGCCCGAGCAGCGCCACCGACCCGGCCTCGACCCGGCGCAGGCAGCCGATCAAGGTGAGCAGCGTGGTCTTGCCGGAGCCCGACGCACCCATCAGCACCACCAATTCGCCGTGCCGGATCTCCAGGTCGATGTCGAACAGCACCTGCTTGCGCGCTTCGCCCGTCCCGAACCAGTGATCGAGACCGCGCACGGCAATGGCCACGGACCCGGACGCCATATCGCTGCCCATGATCAGAACAGCTCCGCCGGATTGGCCCGCGCCAGCCGCCGCGTGGCGATGGCGCCCGAGAGCGCGCACATGGCGAGCGTGCCGAGAAAGACCAGGACCGGCCGGCCGGCGGGCATGAAGATCGGCAGGCCGGTGCCGGCGGCGACCGCCGCATAAAGGCCGAGCGCAACCAGCACCCCCGGCACGAAGCCGAACAGGGCGAGGATGAACGCTTCCTCGAAGACGATGCCGAGGAAGAAGCGCTGCGGATAGCCCATCGCCTTGAAGGTCGCGTATTCGCGGATGTGGTCGGCAACGTCGGTGGACAGCACCTGGTAGACGATGATGACGCCGACAAGGACGCCGATCACCACGCCGAAGCCGAAGACGATGCCGACGGGCTTTTGCGTCGTCTGGAAGCGCTGGTCGCGGGCGGCGGCCTCGTCCAGCGTCCACACCGCGCTGTCGGAGGCCGGCAGCGCCGCGCGCAGGTCCGCAAGTACCGCCGTCAGGTCGGCGCCCGGTGCAAGGCGCACCAGCACGTAGTTCGGCGCGCCCGGCAGGCGGGCGGGGAACAGACGCAGGAAGGTCTGGTCGGAGACGACGAGATAGCCGTCGGCGGAAAAGCCGCCGCCGATCTCGAAGGTGCCCGTCACCGTGATCTCCCGGCCTCGCGTCTCGAAGCGATAGGGCGTGCCGGCCTCGATGCCGGCGAACAGGTCGCCCGGCACGTTGCGGGTCTTGCTGTCCATCAAGGCGGTGTCGGGCAGCATCAGGCTCTCGGCCTGGCGGGCGAGCAGAGGATCGCTGAAGGGCGCGCTGGTCGGGTCGATGCCGAACAGGTCCATGGTGCGGATGGTGCCGTCGGGCTGCTTCCAGTCGATGCGGCCGTAGTAGAAGCCGGTGGCGGAGGCGACGCCCTCCACGGCAAGCGCCTGATAGAGCCGGTTGCGCGGCAGCGGGCTGCCGTCGAACAGGGTGTTGGCATCGGAGGCGGAGACGAGAATGTCGCCGTTCAGCACCGTGTAGGGCAGACGGATGCTCTCCACCAGCGCCCCGAGAAAGCCGAGCTGCATGAAGATCAGCACATTGGCGAAGGCAACGCCCGACAGCGCGGCGGCCAGGCGCCCCTTGTTGTGCACGAGTTGCAGCCAGCCGATGGGCAGCCGGCCGAGCAGCGCGGTGAGCATGGGAGTGAGCGGGCCGGTCACGTGCCCTCCCCCGTGCTGATGCGGGCGGTGACCTGCAGGTTGGTGAAGCGGCGCACGCGGGCGATGTCTGCCGGCTCGATGGCGACATAGACCTTGATCACGCGCGCATCGGTGCGCGCGGCCGGATCCGCGCCGGTCGCGGTCTGGCGGCCGACATCCCAGCCGATCCGCTGGACCTTGCCCGCAATCGTGCCGTCGAAGGCCTCGCCGGTGATGGCGACGGCATCGCCCGTCTTCACCGCGCCGATCCGCGACTGGTAGATCTCGATCTCGGCCATCATCTTGTCGATGTCGCCCATGTCGAGAATGCCGCGCTCGCCCGGCCTTTCGCCGGGGCGCACATGGATGTCGAGGACGACGCCGCCGGCGGGCGCCAGAACCTGCGAGCGCGCAAGGTCCGCCTGCGCCAGGGCAAGGGCGGCCTGCGCGGCCTCGATGTTGCGCAGGGCAACGGCGATATCCGCCTGGGCATCCGGCGTGTCGGCGAGGTAGCGCCCGAGCGTTGCGCGCGCGCTTTCCACTTCCTGCTCCGCCGCGTCCGATCTTGCGACCGCATCGTCATGGGTGGCGCGGGTGACATGGCCGCGGGCGAGAAGCTCCTGCGAGCGCGCAAGGTCCCTGCGCGCGGTGGCGGCGGCTACCTCGGCCCGCTGGAGCCCGGCGCGCGCCTCCTCCCGGCTGGCGGCGACGGAAACCCGCTGGCGGGCCAGCTCCGCCTGGCGCTGGCGCACGGCGGCCTCAGCCGAGGCAAGGGCTGCCAGAAGCTGCGGACGGTTGTCGAGCTCGGCCAGTGGCTGGCCCTGCGCGACCGCCTCGCCCTCCGCCACCAGCAACCGCGCGACACGGGCATCCCCCGCCCCGAAGGGCGGGGCGACGGTGACGACGAACCCGTCGGGCAGCAGGCGGCCGAGGCCGAAGACGGCAGTGGTCTCCTGCACCGTTGCCGCAGACATCGACACGCGCGGTGCGCCCGTATCGACGGCCGCGAAGGGCAGGATCCCCCGCGCCTGAAGCGCAGCGCCAGCGGCAATGCCGCCGCCGATGAGAACCAGCCCGAGCGCAAGACTACGCAGGCGGGAGAGGATCGGCCATAGTCGCCGGCGGGACGCCCCGGAGCGCGGCGACTCGCGCCGCACCACCGCCAGCGGCAAGTCGGACGTCTCGCCGGACGATGCGGCGGGGTGCGAAGGTTCGGCTCGACCGCCCGCAGCAGGGCTCGAGGTTGAGGACATGACACGATCCTGTTAATGACTGGAAAGTCATTAACAGTACGCAACGGGAAGTGCAAGGACGATGACGCAGAGCGATTCCGCCGCGGAAACACCGAAGCCCCGGCGCCGGCGCAAGGAGGCCAGGCCCGGCGAGATCATCGATGCGGGACTTCAGGAGTTTGCCGAGAACGGCTTTGCGGCGACGCGGCTGGAGGATGTCGCCAAACGCGCGGGCGTCGTGAAAGGCACGATCTACCGCTATTTCTCCAGCAAGGAGGAACTGTTCGAGGCCGCGCTCGCCTCGCGCATCACCCCCTTCTTCGACGATGTGGCGGGGCTGGTCGCGGCCTATCCCGGCTCGTCGGAAGAGCTGGTGCGCACCGCCCTGCCGCGCATCTACAAGGCGCTGTTCGAGGACGGGCTGCACGTGTTGATGCGCATCATCATCACGGAAGGCGGGCGCTTTCCCGCGATTGCCGAGCTGTACCATCGCCGCGTCATCAGCCGCGGCCAGGAGGTAATCGCCGCCCTCGTGCGCCGGGGGGTGGAACGCGGCGAGTTCCGCCGCAGCGCGCTGACCGACCTGCCGATCGTCGTCGTCGCTCCGGCGGTGATGACCATCGTGTGGAAGATGACCTTTGACCGGTTCGAGCCGATCGAGACCCGGCGTTTCCTCGCCGCCCATGTCGACATGGTGCTGGAGGGCCTGCTGGCGAAGGACAAGGGCGAGCCGCCAAGGGCGGGAGGCTGACGGACGCGGGGCAAACGCGGCTCACGCCACCTCTTCGTCCCAGTCCATCTCGTCGGCCTTGTCGTAGCCGTCCATGTTCCACACGGCGTCGTACTGGATCGGAGCGTGGTCGTTCTCGTCCCAGCCGTCATACGGGTGCATGGGAGGATCGGCCCGGCTCACCGTCACGCCGCCGTTGTGCCACATATAGTCGAGCACCGACGAGTTGTACCGCGCGCCCCGCGACTTGAAGGTCGCGGGCATACCGGGCGGTCTGCGCTCCCATCCCCACATCGCAAGCTCGCGCTCCGTCTCAGCCGGAAAGGCCTTGTAGGGGATGTTCATGTCGCCGATCAGCACCGCCCGTTGCCGATAGTTCCGGTAAAGGTAGATGCAGCTCTCCAGAATCTCCTGCCGCGCAAGATCGCGGCGCGCCGACTTGGCGTGCAGCCCTCCCACGACCAGCGTCCCGCCTTGCAGGACGATCATCGGCCGTACCCAGTCGCGCTCCCAGTAGAATTCTACGCGGTTCCCGAGCCCGGTCAGTTCCGGGAGGCCGTCATTCCAGATCGCAATGTAGTTGCAGGGACCGACCCGGCCGCCATTGCCCTCGAACCAATGGAAGGAGCCCTGCATGTTGCACCGTCGCAGACCGAAACTCCGGCTGAGCCGTGTCGCCAGCGTCCGGGCGAAGTCTTCGCCGCCGGTTCGCCGCTGCGCGACCTCCGCAAGGATCAGTACATCGAACTGCGAGACCGAGAACCAGCTTTCGATGGTCCGCATCACGTAGTTGCTGCGCCGAAGCATCTGGCTTTCGAACACCGCCTGCCCCTCTTCGGGCAGCACATTGTGCTTCTCGATGTTCCAGAAGCCGACAGTCAGATAGTCCCGGCCGCGCATTCGCAATCCCTCCGAACGGTCAGAAGCTGCCGGCCAAGAAAATCATCCGCACCCGTTAATTGCAACAGTATGAAATACAATTTTTGATATTGAACACCTCCGCACCCCTTGATAGCGTTCCGTAACGTTTCAGCCAGAAGGTGTGCCCTCAAATGAAAGATCTCTACGCCCGGGCCCTGACCAACCAGCTCTACGCCGCCGAGACGGACACTGTCGTGACCGTACAGGTCTACAACAACCTTCCGGTGAAGATCGCGGTCTACAACTCGACCAGCACCGGAGCGCGCCAGCTTCTCGGCCATATCTCGCCGGGCTCCAACGCCCCCGTCACCGGGACCGATGGCGACTATCTGGTGATCGCGTCGGCTCTCAGCGGCAGCTTCATCAGCGCCTATGCGCTGAACACCAGCGAGAGCAGCTACACGGTCGACAATTCGGTGCTGACCTCGCCGAACAATATCGGCTCGATCCCCGTGCCGACCACCGATGTGCTGGTGCCGGTGAACTCGCCGCTGGTGATGGTCGCGATCTCCACCATCACGCCGGACGGATCGACCACCAACTACATCACCCGCGAGCAGTACTGGAACCTGCAGGGCGACAGCTACAGCCTGAGCGTCGGCGAGAGCCGGACCGTGAGCTACACGGTGGTTTCCGGCCGCCAGACCACCTCCTCGACCCAGGACACCGTCGGCGCCAGCATCGGCGTCGACGCCCATGCGGGCTGGGGACCGATCTCGGCCGGCATATCCGCCAGCCTGAATGCGGAATCGACGACCTTCCAGCAGGTCACGGTCAACGAGCAGAACACGTCCTACATGTCCGACACGGTGACCAATTCCGGCACCGACGACCTGGCGGTGCTGCGCTGGCAGATGACGGACGTGATCACGATCTTCTCGCCGAGCTACCAGCCGCTGGCCTCCATCGTCAGCGGCCTGAACCCGATCATCGTCAAGAGCTACAATATCTCCGACCTCATCGCGCCCGAGGTCCCGGCGGATGTCATGATGCGCAAGATCCCCGTCGCCATGGGCTGAACGACCGCCGCCGGCCTCCGAACCGGCGGGCCCGCCCCGTCCCTCAAGCAAGGACCGCCAACATGAGCTGCTGTGATGCCAGCCTCGTCAAGATCGTCAATAACTCCGGCACCGACTTCACGGTCACCGCATCCGACGGCGTGGTCGGCAACCTGCATGACCTGGACAAGGGCACGACCATCGCCAACCAGGGCAGCGCCAGCGGCACCGCCTATTCCAGCGGCGGCACGGAAGGGAACTGCTCGGGCTATGTGACGGTCACCACCTCCAACGGCAGCTATTCCCTGACGCTGAACTACGCCTTCACCGCGGCCAACAAGCGCGGCTCCTGCCCCTGCACCGCCACCTCGCAGGATCAGGTGACGAGCGCCAACTACGTCGCCACCGCAGTGGCGACGACCGGCTCCAGCGACGGCACGGCCAGCACCGTGTGGACCATCACCACCCAGCTCACCTAGGCGCAAGGCCGCACGGCACAGCGCCCGAATGCTGAAAAGGCCCGCCGGAGCGATCCGGCGGGCCTTTTCATGGTCTGCTGATGCAGGCGGGCGCTCAGTCGAGGCCGCGGCCCGCGCAGACGTTCAGGATCAGCGCGGCCGCATCGAAGTCCCGGCGGCGCGAGGCGCGCAGCGCAGCCGCTTCCGGGTCCTCGCCCCAGTGCTCGATGTTCCAGTCCTCGTCGACGAAGGCAGCCGCCCAGGCCTCGTCGGCCGACAGCTCGCCCTCCATCAGCGCTAGCGCCAGCAGCGCCGAGCCGCTCAGCGTCGTTGCCACATGCAGCGCCGCAAGCGGCAGGGGCGCAAGCGGCGACAGCGCCTCGCGGATGCGCGCCAGCAGCGCCGCGTCCTGGCGCACCGGCATGACGCCCTCCGCCAGCACGAAACGGCCGCCGAACCGCGCCTCGGCCCAGGACAGCACCGGCCCCCAGATGGCGTTCTGCCGCTCGACCAGCGATTGCGGGGTTTCCGCCCGGTAGAACAGCAGATCGTTGCCGGCATAGGCGGCGACGTCGTCGGCGACCTCCCCGGCCCGCTCCGGCACCGCATCGATGGCCACATTGGCGATGCGGGTAAGCGGCATGGTGGCGGGATCGATCTCCTTGCCCTGCGCGTCCCATTCGCCGGCGATGCCACGGGCGATCTCTTCCTCGGCAAGCGCCAGAAGGTTGCGCCCCGTCGTCTTCACCGGGCGTCCGTCGAGCTGCACCGCGTGCAGCCCGTCGTCCTGCCGCGCGACCTGCACCTCCTTGTAGAAGCGCTTGGGCAGCTCGCGGCGGGACAGGGCCCTGGCGCGCTTGACCGGATCGACGGTGCTGCCGGCCTCGATATCGCTCAACAGGTCGCGCATCACGCAAGCTCCCTTTCTTCCATGTCGCCCCAGCCGAGCAGGGTGCCCAGCGCCGGTACGAGCTCGTCGAAACGGTCGAGAATGCGCGCCGCGCCCGCCGCCTCCAGCCGCGCCCGCGGATGGTAGCCCCAGCTGACGCCGAGCCCCGCAACGCCGGCCGCGCGCGCCATCTCCATGTCGAAGCCGGTATCGCCGATCATCACCGTGCGCGCCGCCTCTGCCCCCGTCTCCGCCATCGCCTGCAGGATCATGCCCGGATGCGGCTTGGACGGCGCCTTGTCGGCGGTCTGGATGGTGATGAACCGCCCCTCCAGCCCGTGGCTTTCCTGCATGTGGTGGACGCCGCGCATGGCCTTGCCGGTGGCGATGCCGAGCAGCACGTCGTCGCGGGCCGAAAGCGCGTCGAGCGCCTCGCGCGCGCCGGGATAGAGCGGATCGTGATCGAGCCCGGCAAGCCGGCGGGAGACCTTGGACTGGCGATAGGCCTCCGCCATCGCCGGCACCAGATGATGATGCTCGGGCGCCGCCAGCTGCCGGAAGGCCACTTCCAGAGACAGGCCGACGATCGAAAGACCCGCCTCGCGCGAGGGCGGTGCGAGACCGACGGCCTCGAACCCGACGGCAAGGCCGTGCAGGATGGTGTCCTGGCTGTCGACCAGCGTACCGTCACAATCGAAGATGACCAGATACAGGGCCTACTCCTCCGGGTCGTTCGTCTCGGGGTCGTACTGCGAGGCATCGAAGCCGAGCAGGTTCCAACTCTGCTGCATATGCGGCGGCAGCGGCGCCGAGACATCGATGGTGCCGCGCCCCGAAGGATGCGGAATGACGATGCGACGGGCATGCAGATGCAGCTTGTTCTGCAGGCCGCCGGGGAACTCCCAGTTCTCGATGTTGAAGTATTTCGGATCGCCGACGATGGGATGATGGATATGGGCGGTGTGGGCGCGCAGCTGGTGCGTGCGGCCGGTGATCGGCCGCAGCGAGACCCAGGACACCTTCGGCCCGGCATTTTCCACCACCGAATAGAGCGAGACGGAATGCTGTGCCTCGTCCTCGCCGTGGCGGGCAACGCGCATGCGCTCCTCGCCCTCATCGCGGGCCAGATAGGTGGACACGCGGCCCTGGCGCGGCTTCGGCACGCCGGCGACCAGCGCCCAGTAGATCTTGCGGGTCTGGCGGGCGCGGAAGGACTTGGCCATCTCGGACGCGGCCTTGCGCGTCTTGGCCAGCAGCAGGATGCCGGAGGTCTCGCGGTCGAGCCGGTGGACGAGACGGGGCTTCTCGCCCTTTGCGTCGCGGAACGCCTCGAGCATGCCGTCGAGATGGCGCGTCAGGCCGGAGCCGCCCTGCACGGCAAGGCCCGCCGGCTTGTTCAGCACCATGACCTCGCGGTCCTCGTAGAGGATCATCGCCTCGACCGCCTCACGGTCGCCGGCCACCAGCTTGCGCGGCTTGGGCTTGGCGTTGGCACTGTCCTTCGCCGCCACATGGGCATCGACGGTGAGCGGCGGGATACGCACCACCTGGCCGGTGCCGACGCGGGTGGAGGTTTCCGCGCGCTTGCCGTCGACGCGCACCTGGCCGGTGCGCAGCAGCTTCTGCAGGTGGCCGTGGCCGAGCCCCGGATAGTGGGTCTTGAACCAGCGGTCGAGCCGCATGCCGGCCTCGTCCGAGGTGACGGTCTTCTGTTCGATACCGGACATGATGCTTCCCGTTGCAGGAAAGGGCCCGCGCGCTGATCGCAGCTGCTCGCCCCGCCCCTTTTTCAAGCGCCCTACCTAATCCCGACGCCGCCCGAGGGCAAGCGCAGCATGGTGCCGGCGCAGCGCTTCACTGCCCGTCCCTGCCCCGCAGCAGCCCTTCCGACATCGCCTGGAACGCCTCGACCGCCCGCGGCAGGGCGGAACGCGGGTCCTCGCTCGCCGCGACCCAGAGCGCTGCGTTGAGCGCGGCACCGCTCAGCAGCCGCGCGGCGGCGTCCACATCGACAGGCTTCATGACGCCGGCCTCGACCAGCCGGGCGACCGTCTGGCGGGTGCCCTGCAGGCAGGCATTCTGGCTCGACCATTGCGACGGGTCGCCGAGAAACGCGGGCCCGTCCAGCAGCACGATGCGCTGGACCTCCGGATCCAGCGCCATCTCGATATAGGCGGCCCCTTCCGCAAGCAGCCCCTGCCACGCATCGCCGAGCCCCGCCCCGACCGCCTTGGCCCGGGCGGCCATCTCGCCGTCGACCTGGGCAACGACGGCGGCAAGAAGCCCCTTCTTGTCGCCGAAATTGTGGTAGAGCGCGCCGCGCGTCAGGCCGGCCTCCGCCGTCAGCTCATCCATCGAGGCCGCAGCGAACCCCTTCTCGGCAAAGGCCTTCCGCCCCGCCGCGATCAGCTTCGCGCGGTTTTCCTCCATCGTCTCGGCACGCCGTCTTGGCGCCATCACCCGCACTCCATCCAGATCCGGAGTGCATGCCAGTTGACATACGCTCCGTATGTGAAATTATACATACGAAGCGTATATCAAATTCCCGCGCTCCGGTCAGCCCCGCAACGGGCGACCGTCACGCCAGCAAAAAGGCCGCCATCATGACCACCCCCACCCCCGTCTTTCCCGAAAACCGCCATGCGCTTTACGAAGCGCACGGCTATTCCGCCGCCATCCGCTCCGGCGACCTTCTCTTCGTCTCCGGACAGGTGGGCAGCCGCGAGGACGGCTCGCCCGAACCCGACTTCGCCGCGCAGGTGCGCCGCGCCTTCGCCAATCTGGAGGCGACGCTTGCGGCAGCGGGCTGCAGCTTCGCCGATCTGGTGGACGTGACCACGTTCCACACGGACCCGGAGGCCCAGTTCGCGACGATCATGGAGGTGAAGAACGAGATCTTTCCGAAGGCGCCCTATCCGAACTGGACGGCGGTCGGCGTCACCTGGCTCGCCGGCTTCGACTTCGAGATCAAGGTGATCGCCCGCATTCCGGCGAAGAACTGACGCCGAACGCGCGAAGAGCGGCAGGATCAAGCGGCCGTCAGCGTGCGCATCACCATCAGCCCGGCGAACAGCGCGGCAACCGACACCACGACAGAAACGGCGGCGTAGAAAAGCGCCGTCGTCGCCTCGCCGCGCTCCCACAGGGTAACGACGTCGAGCGAGAAGGCCGAGAAGGTGGTGAAGCCTCCGAGAAAGCCGGTTGCAAGGAACAGCCGCAGGCCCGGCCCCACCCCGTCCGGGCGCGAGGCGAGCCAGCCCACCAGCAGCCCCATCGCCAGCGAGCCGACCACGTTGACCGTCAGCGTGCCGGCAGGAAAGCCGGGGCCGAAGGTCCTGAGCGCGGCGAGATTGACGAGATGGCGGCCGGCCGCTCCCAGTCCGCCGCCCAGCGCCACCAGAAAGAGGTGCTGCATACCTAGAGCCCTTTCGATCAATTCGCAGTCAATTCTGCTTCTCGACTGGGGCGGCGATCCGACGTCGAAACGGTCGCCGCGCGGTGCCGTAGCATCGGCCAAACGGGCTCTACCCCATGAAATTCGCCCAGAGCGGCGGGGCCGCGAACTCCACCACGTTGCCGTCCGGATCGTCGACATAAAGGCTGGTGCCGCCGGCCGGCCAGGTCACCTCGCTGCGAAGGGGAACACCGCAGGCGGCAAGATGCGCGCGCCACGGATCCAGCTGATCGGCGGTGATGCGGAAGGCGAAATGGGCCGGTCCGTCGCTGTGATGGCCGGGAATGACGCCGCCGTCGGTCTCGACATCCTCCGCGGTATGCCCGCGCGCGAAGACCAGCAACGTCTCGCCGGGGCCCGCGTCGTAGGCACAAAGGCGATCGCCTCCCACCATGCGCTCCAGCCCGATGACGCCCGCGTAGAAGGCGTGCGCCTTTTCGAGGTCATCGACATAGACGGCGGTTTCCAGGATGCCCTGAAGCGGCGGCGGTGTCGGCATGACGATTCCTTTCAATCCTATGCCGGGCCACAGTGCCTCAAAGCGGCAGGCCGAACCAGAGCGCCGCGATGCCGAGGAAGGCGAAGAAGCCGATGACGTCGGTGACCGTGGTCACGAAGACGCTGGAGGCAATCGCCGGGTCGACGCCCGCCTTTTCCAGCGCCACCGGAATCAGCAGTCCCGCCACACCGGCGAAGAACAGATTGATGGTGATGGCCATGGCAATGACCACACCGAGGCCCGGATTTCCCGACCACAGGGTCGCGCCGGCGCCCAGCAGGACGGCGAGCGTCATGCCGTTCAGGAACGCCACCAGCACCTCGCGTCGCAGCACGCGCAGCATGTTGCGCGCCGTGAGCTCGCGGGTGGCCAGCGCGCGCACCGCAACGGTCATGGTCTGGGTCGCCGCGTTGCCGCCGAGGGACGCGACCACCGGCATCAGCACCGCCAGCGCCACCATCGCGGCAATCGGCGCCTCGAAGAAGGAAATCACCGTGGCCGCAAGGCCGGCGGTGCACAGGTTGACCAGGAGCCAGGTCAGGCGCGAGCGTGCCGTCACCAGCACCGTATCGGAGATTTCCTCGTCGCCAAGGCCGGCAAGACCGCGAAGGTCCTCCTCCGCCTCTTCCTGGATGACGTCGACGATGTCGTCGATCATCAGCATGCCGACCAAGCGGCCAGCATCGTCGACGGCGGCGGCGGAAACGAGGTTGTAGCGCTCGAAGGCCCGCGCCACGTCTTCCCGGTCGTCGGTCGCCTTGAAGGTCTGCGGGTCCTCCGTCATGATTTCGGAGATCTTCGTCGCCCG comes from Stappia sp. 28M-7 and encodes:
- the crcB gene encoding fluoride efflux transporter CrcB, whose translation is MQHLFLVALGGGLGAAGRHLVNLAALRTFGPGFPAGTLTVNVVGSLAMGLLVGWLASRPDGVGPGLRLFLATGFLGGFTTFSAFSLDVVTLWERGEATTALFYAAVSVVVSVAALFAGLMVMRTLTAA
- a CDS encoding HAD-IA family hydrolase yields the protein MYLVIFDCDGTLVDSQDTILHGLAVGFEAVGLAPPSREAGLSIVGLSLEVAFRQLAAPEHHHLVPAMAEAYRQSKVSRRLAGLDHDPLYPGAREALDALSARDDVLLGIATGKAMRGVHHMQESHGLEGRFITIQTADKAPSKPHPGMILQAMAETGAEAARTVMIGDTGFDMEMARAAGVAGLGVSWGYHPRARLEAAGAARILDRFDELVPALGTLLGWGDMEERELA
- a CDS encoding VOC family protein, giving the protein MPTPPPLQGILETAVYVDDLEKAHAFYAGVIGLERMVGGDRLCAYDAGPGETLLVFARGHTAEDVETDGGVIPGHHSDGPAHFAFRITADQLDPWRAHLAACGVPLRSEVTWPAGGTSLYVDDPDGNVVEFAAPPLWANFMG
- a CDS encoding RluA family pseudouridine synthase encodes the protein MSGIEQKTVTSDEAGMRLDRWFKTHYPGLGHGHLQKLLRTGQVRVDGKRAETSTRVGTGQVVRIPPLTVDAHVAAKDSANAKPKPRKLVAGDREAVEAMILYEDREVMVLNKPAGLAVQGGSGLTRHLDGMLEAFRDAKGEKPRLVHRLDRETSGILLLAKTRKAASEMAKSFRARQTRKIYWALVAGVPKPRQGRVSTYLARDEGEERMRVARHGEDEAQHSVSLYSVVENAGPKVSWVSLRPITGRTHQLRAHTAHIHHPIVGDPKYFNIENWEFPGGLQNKLHLHARRIVIPHPSGRGTIDVSAPLPPHMQQSWNLLGFDASQYDPETNDPEE
- the mgtE gene encoding magnesium transporter, which codes for MTEADHTDIPETVQIPAVRDEDGRISADFLALIEAGIAAEDTPALIGLAGDLHEADVADLIEALPADHRVPLVRLLGDEFDYATLTELDEAVRLSILENLPSDTLAEGIGELDSDDAVYILEDLDAEDQAAILEQLPYSDRIQLQRSLDYPEESAGRLMQTDFIAVPPFWSVGQTIDHMRETEDLPDTFHEIFVVDPGFRLIGSVPLDKILRTKRATKISEIMTEDPQTFKATDDREDVARAFERYNLVSAAAVDDAGRLVGMLMIDDIVDVIQEEAEEDLRGLAGLGDEEISDTVLVTARSRLTWLLVNLCTAGLAATVISFFEAPIAAMVALAVLMPVVASLGGNAATQTMTVAVRALATRELTARNMLRVLRREVLVAFLNGMTLAVLLGAGATLWSGNPGLGVVIAMAITINLFFAGVAGLLIPVALEKAGVDPAIASSVFVTTVTDVIGFFAFLGIAALWFGLPL
- a CDS encoding TetR/AcrR family transcriptional regulator, with the translated sequence MAPRRRAETMEENRAKLIAAGRKAFAEKGFAAASMDELTAEAGLTRGALYHNFGDKKGLLAAVVAQVDGEMAARAKAVGAGLGDAWQGLLAEGAAYIEMALDPEVQRIVLLDGPAFLGDPSQWSSQNACLQGTRQTVARLVEAGVMKPVDVDAAARLLSGAALNAALWVAASEDPRSALPRAVEAFQAMSEGLLRGRDGQ
- a CDS encoding RidA family protein translates to MTTPTPVFPENRHALYEAHGYSAAIRSGDLLFVSGQVGSREDGSPEPDFAAQVRRAFANLEATLAAAGCSFADLVDVTTFHTDPEAQFATIMEVKNEIFPKAPYPNWTAVGVTWLAGFDFEIKVIARIPAKN